From the genome of Bacteroidota bacterium:
GAGAGCACGCTGAGGTAGGCGCCGACGTAGACGGGGTCGTCGAGGTCGCTCACGTCGAAGATGAGCGTGCGCGTGCGGTTGCTCCCATAGTCGCCGTTGCTCTCGTCGAACTCGTCGTTCATGAGGAAGTAGCGCTTGTCTTCCGTGAGCCAGCCTTGGTGCGCGTAGCCCGGGAAGGGATACGTCGTGCGGCTGATGCTCACGGCCTCGCGCGGGTTCGTGACGTTGCTGATCGAGAGGACGTCGTTGTTGCCGAAGGCGCCGTTGGAGGAGAAGCAGACGGCGTCGCCGGTGTAGTCGGTGTCGGGGCCGTCGTAGCGGACGCACTGGGCGTCGTGTGTGTAGCCGTCGCTATCGAAGCAGCCCGCGAGGCGCGGCAGGGTGGGACGGCCGAGGTCGACGATGTGGAGGCCGCCCCCGTTGCAGTTGAAGTTGCTTTGCGTGGACCCCACGACGAAGGCATAGGGGAGGTCCTCGTCAATGACGATGTTGTGCGCGCTGCCGATGCCGGTGTAGCGGCCCGTCGCTTCGAACTCGACCGGGGCACCGGTGACGTCGCGTAGCTGCCTCAGGTCGAAGACCTGCATGCCATGCCCGTCGGCTTCGCTGACGATGTAGACGTAGTTGCCATGCGTCTTGAGGTCGCGCCAGGTGGACGTGCCTGTGGCGCTGGCCAGCGTGCCGACGACCCTGGGCGAAACAGGGTCCGCGAGGCTGACGAACACGGTGCCCTCGGTGGTACCCACGAGCGCGTATTCGACGCCCGTCTCCGGGTCGGTCCAGCCCCAGATGTCATTGCCGCGCGGGGTCCCCGAGAAGGCGCGGATGTTGAGCTGGGAGGTGGTCAGCCGCCCAACCAGATCCACGTCTGAGCAGGGGAAGCTCAGCGCGGTCCCGCCAGAACAGGAAGCCGTGACAGCCTCTTGAGCGGCGAGGGAGCCAGGGAGGATCAAGAGGCTCAGGAGCAGAAGCGTACGCATGTGGGGGAGAAAAGTGGAACGGGAGAGATCGGGGACACGCATGCTAGTGGAGCAACCTCGACAGGCTATTAGCGCGCGAGGGTTAGCGCGCGAGGGTCACGCGGCGCGTCTCGGTAAAGGTTTCGCCCACCACGCGCACCACGTAGGCGCCGCTCGGGAGGGCAGATCCGTCAAGGGTAAGCATCGCCGCATCGACCGTGCCATCGAGCAGCGTCGCGACGCTGCGGCCGAGCAGATCGTAGGCCTCGGCGCGAACGCGTTCGGGGCTGTCGAGGGTGAGCGCGAGCGTGGTGCGATCACCAAACGGGTTCGGATATGCCGCGCTCAGCCGCTCGGTGGCGTCAGGAAGCGGGGCTTCCGTGGCCACGCCAACGTCTTCCGGACGCAGCACGAAGAGCCCGCTCTCCCGGTCGTTGAGAAGC
Proteins encoded in this window:
- a CDS encoding choice-of-anchor B family protein — protein: MRTLLLLSLLILPGSLAAQEAVTASCSGGTALSFPCSDVDLVGRLTTSQLNIRAFSGTPRGNDIWGWTDPETGVEYALVGTTEGTVFVSLADPVSPRVVGTLASATGTSTWRDLKTHGNYVYIVSEADGHGMQVFDLRQLRDVTGAPVEFEATGRYTGIGSAHNIVIDEDLPYAFVVGSTQSNFNCNGGGLHIVDLGRPTLPRLAGCFDSDGYTHDAQCVRYDGPDTDYTGDAVCFSSNGAFGNNDVLSISNVTNPREAVSISRTTYPFPGYAHQGWLTEDKRYFLMNDEFDESNGDYGSNRTRTLIFDVSDLDDPVYVGAYLSVLS